The Chthonomonas sp. genome includes a window with the following:
- a CDS encoding PEP-CTERM sorting domain-containing protein, with protein sequence MKKLILTAASAALAMGSAFAVNYSDSTTDVVGTFAGFSHLNIASMDVTNDLSSITFKFNLVGNIQSTDWGKYCVFIDRASGGTTNSNGWARPIGMAAGAESWLGSWVNSGGGFEAYNFGGSWGLAGATYLSTPGMTQSISANSVSLKLNLATIGLTPGMTICFDGITTAGGGGDGAVDSLSNSGPQIGNWPDYSQVGCQTYKLVPEPASYAVMALGLAGILLRRKKG encoded by the coding sequence ATGAAAAAACTGATCTTGACCGCAGCCTCTGCGGCACTTGCAATGGGTAGTGCGTTTGCAGTTAACTACTCCGATTCGACCACCGACGTGGTGGGCACGTTCGCGGGATTCAGCCACTTGAACATCGCGAGCATGGACGTCACCAACGACCTGTCCTCGATCACGTTCAAGTTCAACCTAGTTGGCAACATTCAGTCGACCGACTGGGGCAAGTACTGCGTCTTCATCGACCGAGCATCGGGCGGAACTACCAACAGCAACGGCTGGGCCCGACCGATCGGCATGGCCGCTGGTGCAGAAAGCTGGCTCGGCTCTTGGGTGAACTCGGGCGGTGGCTTTGAGGCCTACAACTTCGGCGGTAGCTGGGGTCTCGCGGGCGCGACGTATCTCTCGACCCCGGGCATGACTCAGTCGATCAGCGCGAACTCGGTTTCGCTCAAGCTGAACCTGGCCACGATTGGCCTCACACCGGGCATGACGATCTGCTTTGATGGCATTACCACGGCAGGCGGCGGCGGCGACGGAGCGGTCGATTCGTTGAGCAACTCCGGCCCGCAAATCGGAAACTGGCCTGACTACAGTCAGGTTGGTTGCCAGACTTACAAGCTCGTTCCGGAGCCCGCATCGTACGCCGTAATGGCGCTCGGTCTTGCCGGTATCCTCCTGCGACGCAAGAAGGGCTAA
- a CDS encoding 7-carboxy-7-deazaguanine synthase QueE, with protein sequence MSRLRIAEIFESVQGEGGLVGMPSVFVRVSGCNLRCHWCDTPYASWDPTGPVLELDSILEQVCGFPSRYVVLTGGEPMLFDPIVALASELKARGFQITIETAGTVMRELDCDLMSISPKLANSTPEGPWRIRHEQTRFQPDVVRDLIGRYDYQLKFVVAPETQEADVIEIESTLRLLGDVEPGKVMLMPEGVESSRLTEGMRALVPLCIARGWRLSPRMHIELFGNTMGT encoded by the coding sequence ATGAGCCGCCTGCGCATCGCGGAAATCTTTGAAAGCGTTCAGGGCGAGGGCGGCCTGGTGGGGATGCCGAGCGTATTCGTTCGGGTGAGCGGTTGCAACCTCCGATGCCACTGGTGCGACACACCCTATGCCAGTTGGGACCCGACCGGGCCAGTGCTGGAACTCGACTCCATCTTGGAGCAGGTGTGCGGCTTTCCAAGTAGGTACGTCGTGCTCACCGGGGGGGAGCCCATGCTGTTCGACCCGATCGTGGCGCTCGCAAGTGAGCTGAAAGCAAGGGGATTCCAGATCACCATCGAGACCGCCGGAACCGTCATGCGCGAGCTTGATTGCGATCTCATGTCCATCAGTCCGAAACTCGCAAATTCGACGCCCGAGGGACCCTGGCGAATCCGGCATGAGCAGACGCGCTTCCAACCCGATGTTGTCCGCGACCTGATAGGTCGCTACGACTATCAGCTCAAATTTGTGGTCGCTCCCGAGACTCAGGAAGCGGACGTGATAGAGATCGAATCGACGCTCCGATTGCTCGGGGACGTTGAGCCTGGCAAGGTGATGTTGATGCCCGAAGGCGTCGAGTCATCGCGGCTCACAGAGGGGATGCGCGCGCTCGTTCCCCTGTGTATCGCCAGAGGGTGGCGACTCTCGCCTCGCATGCACATCGAGCTATTCGGGAATACTATGGGAACGTGA
- a CDS encoding family 20 glycosylhydrolase has protein sequence MQLRMWMVDIAREQSPTLDRLYEMAALSLDSGYNALGLYLEHRFAYPSTPWTHGDGCVTPDMIRSLQSEFPSLEIVPFINLLGHFEGFIYTEHGKQYREELFSGLQACPANPDFVRLAEQIIDDTLSIFDSHLIHIGGDETAQLGASPASAARIEQLKAERPGVEDGKALLYGAHFGPLAERVSRAGRRPGVWGDMYLEHPLALDAMPKETLIFDWQYFNGLKQSSPKFVERGFEVVGSPAIQTYNASWMHVVPSETNVREVAADVQEMGLHGVCVTTWECGLMGSYDTLFPALKACGDILNEERIERITDGASFFAAYDSVSPESGRWARLMSDGLANCGGTFTPSKIRSSLKVRLLLNANPFLAWMHHADELCGEVGDQALRVCEEALLTAPGEAEQGVTVFVRSAIEFVRMAEMARKEYAAGRTEAAVAKLTASRTVFDELSRVARRTHARVGGSLADIERCRVAKEHIERVMKQIRQYGDGSLGYLPAFEIITHPKFMPHDQACWWLINKWANQ, from the coding sequence ATGCAACTTCGAATGTGGATGGTGGACATCGCCCGCGAGCAGTCGCCCACCCTCGATCGGCTGTACGAGATGGCTGCGCTCAGCCTGGACTCCGGCTACAACGCGCTGGGTCTGTACCTGGAGCATCGGTTTGCCTATCCCAGCACGCCGTGGACGCACGGTGACGGATGTGTCACCCCTGACATGATCCGGAGCCTACAGAGCGAGTTTCCGAGCCTGGAGATCGTCCCCTTCATCAATCTGCTCGGCCACTTCGAAGGTTTCATCTATACGGAACACGGCAAGCAATACCGGGAAGAACTGTTCTCGGGGCTGCAGGCGTGTCCCGCCAATCCCGACTTTGTGCGTCTCGCCGAGCAGATCATCGACGACACGCTCAGCATCTTTGACTCCCACCTAATCCACATTGGCGGCGACGAGACGGCTCAGCTTGGTGCGAGCCCAGCCAGCGCGGCGAGGATCGAGCAACTCAAAGCGGAGCGACCGGGTGTCGAAGACGGTAAGGCGTTGCTCTACGGTGCGCACTTCGGGCCGCTGGCCGAGCGAGTTTCTCGTGCAGGCAGGCGACCGGGCGTCTGGGGCGACATGTACTTGGAGCATCCTCTGGCCCTCGATGCGATGCCCAAAGAGACTCTCATTTTCGATTGGCAGTACTTCAACGGTCTGAAGCAGAGTTCGCCGAAGTTTGTCGAGCGTGGCTTTGAAGTCGTCGGCTCGCCCGCGATCCAGACTTACAACGCCTCTTGGATGCACGTCGTGCCGAGCGAGACCAACGTCAGGGAGGTGGCCGCGGACGTGCAAGAGATGGGGCTCCACGGGGTGTGCGTCACCACATGGGAGTGCGGTCTGATGGGCTCATACGACACGCTCTTTCCAGCGCTGAAGGCGTGCGGCGACATCCTCAATGAAGAGCGGATAGAGCGCATCACCGACGGAGCGAGCTTCTTCGCTGCGTACGATAGTGTGTCGCCCGAGTCCGGTCGTTGGGCGCGGCTGATGTCCGACGGCCTCGCGAACTGCGGCGGCACCTTCACACCGAGCAAGATCCGCAGTTCGCTGAAGGTGCGGCTCCTGCTCAATGCCAACCCGTTCCTTGCCTGGATGCACCACGCCGACGAACTTTGCGGCGAGGTGGGAGACCAAGCCTTGCGGGTGTGCGAAGAAGCGCTGCTGACGGCACCGGGCGAGGCCGAGCAAGGCGTGACCGTCTTCGTGCGCAGCGCGATCGAATTTGTCCGTATGGCCGAGATGGCACGCAAGGAGTACGCAGCCGGACGCACCGAAGCGGCCGTCGCCAAGCTTACGGCATCGCGCACGGTCTTCGATGAGCTGTCCCGTGTCGCCCGGCGCACCCACGCCCGAGTTGGCGGGAGCCTCGCCGATATCGAGCGGTGCCGCGTCGCCAAGGAGCACATCGAGCGCGTCATGAAACAAATTCGGCAGTACGGCGACGGATCACTGGGCTACTTGCCCGCGTTCGAGATCATCACTCACCCCAAGTTCATGCCGCACGACCAGGCGTGCTGGTGGCTCATCAACAAATGGGCGAATCAGTAA
- a CDS encoding 4Fe-4S dicluster domain-containing protein, producing the protein MQPTRAEFLHMGSGHKVVFYVLILSACAYAAWRFFERARYWRHGKPIDWKPTPVRNIVSYILGQRKVMNARPKSGAPMHLFIFYGFVSLFIATTLLGINTYSPFKFHVGTYYLIYEGLFDSLGLFLIIGVVWALARRHAFRLSVISHGWKDLWALYLLLVLGVTGYVLEAARIRNNPQTWDWVSWVGFSMSKAMPDVSASTYVALWWFHAALVMVFIAGLPHMRLKHIVMAIASAAGAPAKPMGQLAPISMEEVEETGKIGVEMPSEFSRWHLMSLDACMECGRCTEVCPANGAGKKLNPKMIVQDIHHAITVGEAVAPRVSEESLWACTTCNACVEACPVLIRHVDLIVDTRRNLVAEGKLSGTAATVLRQTASTGNAWGTPANERESWMTGLDVPLAREKKQFDVLFWVGCAGATDPGAVRTTKAMAELMAKAGVNYACLGQEETCTGDPARRIGDEFLFQEKAMTNVAVFAQYEFKRIVTACPHCFNTLLNEYPQFDGKYDVVHHSQLLRELIEAGKLKSASPLKGDVTYHDPCYLARINDESDAPRTVLGESTSLNGGAPILVQMVTQSTNRKAIAEPEHHGRKTLCCGAGGGRMWMEEEPDQRPSTRRTEELLATGAKTVAVGCPFCRIMLDASIKQVTDDEINLVDIAELMRDANR; encoded by the coding sequence GTGCAACCGACTCGAGCCGAGTTCTTGCACATGGGCAGTGGCCACAAGGTCGTGTTCTATGTGCTCATCCTCAGCGCATGCGCCTATGCGGCATGGCGGTTCTTTGAGCGTGCGCGGTACTGGCGTCATGGCAAGCCCATCGATTGGAAGCCAACGCCCGTTCGCAACATCGTGAGCTACATTCTTGGCCAGCGAAAGGTCATGAATGCGCGGCCCAAATCCGGCGCGCCGATGCACCTGTTCATTTTCTACGGGTTCGTCTCACTCTTCATCGCCACCACCCTGCTCGGCATCAACACCTATTCGCCGTTCAAATTCCACGTCGGCACGTACTATCTGATCTACGAGGGGCTTTTCGATTCGCTCGGACTGTTCCTGATCATCGGCGTCGTTTGGGCCCTCGCCCGGCGCCACGCCTTTCGACTTTCGGTCATCAGTCATGGGTGGAAAGATCTGTGGGCTCTCTATCTGCTGTTGGTCTTGGGTGTGACCGGATACGTGCTCGAAGCGGCCCGTATCCGCAACAACCCGCAGACTTGGGACTGGGTCTCGTGGGTCGGGTTTTCGATGTCCAAGGCGATGCCCGATGTTTCGGCGTCTACATACGTTGCCCTTTGGTGGTTCCATGCGGCGCTGGTCATGGTGTTCATCGCGGGTCTGCCGCACATGCGCCTAAAGCATATCGTCATGGCGATCGCAAGTGCGGCCGGAGCTCCCGCAAAGCCCATGGGTCAGCTCGCGCCGATCTCGATGGAAGAGGTCGAGGAGACGGGCAAGATCGGAGTCGAGATGCCCAGTGAGTTCTCTCGCTGGCACCTGATGTCACTCGATGCGTGCATGGAGTGCGGCCGCTGTACGGAAGTCTGCCCCGCCAACGGCGCGGGCAAGAAGCTTAACCCGAAGATGATCGTTCAGGACATTCACCATGCGATCACCGTGGGGGAGGCCGTCGCTCCCCGCGTGAGCGAGGAGTCGCTGTGGGCATGTACGACCTGCAACGCGTGCGTGGAAGCCTGTCCGGTGCTGATCCGTCACGTCGATCTCATCGTCGATACGCGCCGCAACCTGGTGGCCGAGGGCAAGCTGAGTGGGACCGCTGCGACCGTCCTCCGACAGACCGCCTCGACGGGGAACGCATGGGGGACCCCCGCCAACGAGCGTGAATCGTGGATGACGGGTTTGGATGTCCCCCTAGCCCGTGAGAAGAAACAGTTCGATGTTCTCTTCTGGGTTGGCTGCGCGGGTGCGACCGACCCGGGCGCGGTCCGAACGACCAAGGCCATGGCCGAGCTTATGGCTAAGGCGGGCGTGAACTACGCATGCTTGGGCCAAGAAGAGACCTGCACGGGCGACCCCGCGCGCCGCATTGGCGACGAGTTTCTCTTCCAAGAGAAGGCCATGACGAACGTCGCCGTCTTTGCGCAGTACGAGTTCAAGCGGATTGTCACCGCCTGCCCGCACTGCTTCAACACCCTGCTCAATGAGTACCCGCAGTTCGACGGCAAGTACGACGTCGTACACCACTCGCAGCTTCTCCGCGAGTTGATTGAGGCGGGCAAGCTCAAGTCCGCGAGCCCGCTCAAGGGGGACGTCACGTACCATGACCCGTGCTATCTGGCCCGCATCAATGACGAGAGCGACGCCCCCCGAACGGTTCTCGGGGAAAGCACCTCGCTGAACGGCGGCGCGCCCATCTTGGTACAGATGGTCACCCAGAGCACGAATCGCAAAGCGATCGCCGAGCCCGAGCACCATGGACGCAAGACGTTATGCTGCGGTGCGGGCGGCGGCCGGATGTGGATGGAAGAAGAGCCCGACCAGCGACCGAGCACCCGGCGCACCGAGGAGCTTCTGGCTACCGGCGCGAAAACTGTGGCCGTCGGTTGCCCGTTCTGCCGCATCATGCTCGACGCCTCGATCAAGCAGGTCACCGATGACGAGATCAATCTAGTGGACATCGCCGAGCTCATGAGGGACGCAAATCGATGA
- the queC gene encoding 7-cyano-7-deazaguanine synthase QueC, with amino-acid sequence MGESVRRAVVLLSGGLDSATVLAVARDAGYECHALTISYGQRHAVELRAAERVAEALGAASHRLFEIPLAQFGGSALTSEVAVPKDRTDDAMSAEIPVTYVPARNTVMLSVALGLAEILEAWHLFVGVNAVDYSGYPDCRPEFIEAFETLANLATKAGVSGQRMTVHAPLIAMTKVEIIQLGQRLGVDYGITHSCYDPIGERACGRCDSCLIRKRAFESLGQRDPVLVGS; translated from the coding sequence ATGGGCGAATCAGTAAGGCGCGCGGTGGTCCTCCTCAGCGGGGGGCTCGATTCAGCGACAGTCCTGGCGGTGGCTCGGGATGCCGGGTACGAATGCCACGCACTCACGATCAGTTATGGACAGCGCCACGCGGTTGAACTCCGTGCCGCCGAGCGTGTGGCCGAGGCTCTGGGGGCTGCCAGTCATCGACTGTTTGAGATCCCGCTTGCCCAGTTTGGAGGCTCGGCGCTGACATCCGAAGTCGCCGTCCCGAAAGACCGTACCGACGACGCCATGAGCGCAGAGATCCCGGTGACATACGTCCCCGCTCGCAACACGGTCATGCTGAGCGTGGCGCTGGGATTGGCGGAGATCCTTGAGGCTTGGCACCTATTTGTCGGAGTGAACGCGGTCGATTACAGCGGCTATCCGGATTGCCGGCCCGAGTTCATCGAGGCGTTCGAAACACTGGCGAATCTCGCGACGAAGGCGGGCGTTTCTGGCCAAAGGATGACGGTGCATGCGCCCCTCATCGCCATGACCAAAGTCGAGATCATCCAGCTCGGTCAGCGGCTCGGGGTCGATTACGGGATCACCCATTCGTGTTATGACCCCATCGGGGAGCGCGCCTGCGGCCGGTGCGATTCATGCCTCATCCGCAAGCGAGCTTTCGAATCGCTCGGTCAGAGGGACCCGGTGCTTGTGGGATCATGA
- the acpS gene encoding holo-ACP synthase: MILGIGVDVVEIDRIAAAAEHPRFASRILTVLELEALAQEPDRVRFLAGRWAMKEAIKKACPWLHSWHAAEITRGTHGEPRAHVFGIDHSERVHVSLTHERGLVVAMALREQYYDVARLSI, encoded by the coding sequence ATGATCCTCGGTATTGGCGTTGACGTAGTAGAGATTGACCGGATTGCGGCTGCAGCGGAGCATCCCAGGTTCGCCTCGAGGATATTGACGGTTCTGGAGCTCGAAGCCCTTGCCCAAGAGCCCGACCGGGTGCGGTTCTTGGCCGGGCGTTGGGCCATGAAGGAGGCGATCAAAAAAGCTTGCCCATGGCTGCACTCGTGGCATGCCGCCGAGATCACCCGTGGTACTCACGGCGAGCCCCGAGCGCATGTGTTCGGGATCGACCATTCGGAGCGCGTCCACGTTTCGCTCACCCACGAGCGTGGGCTTGTGGTCGCCATGGCGCTCCGCGAGCAGTACTATGACGTCGCGCGGCTGAGCATCTGA
- a CDS encoding YceI family protein: MKTLTLLLVAGTLLAQPAPPLTFDMKDPKGVSGLSLKIDSLLEPVRGHANGVSGSIVFDPAKPEKSTGKIVIDASSVTLGSADMTGAMHGDWCLEVAKYPTMTFVVTKIDRVKKTGEGQWNARVSGDFTIKDVTRSLTANASVSYLPNMIKKRGGLRRDGDLLKIVSKFSIKRSDYKVSPDLSTDLIGDTIEIDLATIGVAPK; this comes from the coding sequence ATGAAAACACTCACGCTTCTCCTCGTCGCGGGAACCCTCCTGGCTCAACCCGCACCCCCGTTGACCTTCGATATGAAGGACCCGAAGGGTGTCAGTGGCCTTAGCCTGAAAATCGATTCGTTGCTGGAGCCCGTGCGTGGTCATGCGAATGGCGTGTCCGGTTCAATCGTCTTCGACCCTGCCAAGCCCGAGAAATCCACGGGCAAGATCGTAATTGACGCAAGTTCTGTGACCCTCGGCAGCGCCGATATGACCGGAGCCATGCATGGCGATTGGTGCCTGGAAGTAGCGAAATACCCGACCATGACTTTCGTTGTGACCAAAATCGACCGGGTGAAGAAGACTGGCGAGGGTCAGTGGAACGCGCGGGTTAGCGGCGATTTCACGATCAAGGACGTCACGCGCTCGCTCACTGCAAACGCATCGGTGAGCTATCTGCCGAACATGATCAAGAAGCGCGGCGGCTTGCGCAGAGATGGAGACCTGCTGAAGATCGTCAGCAAGTTCTCGATCAAGCGATCGGACTACAAGGTTAGCCCCGATCTGAGCACGGACCTCATCGGCGATACGATCGAGATCGACCTCGCGACCATCGGCGTCGCCCCCAAGTAA
- a CDS encoding PEP-CTERM sorting domain-containing protein (PEP-CTERM proteins occur, often in large numbers, in the proteomes of bacteria that also encode an exosortase, a predicted intramembrane cysteine proteinase. The presence of a PEP-CTERM domain at a protein's C-terminus predicts cleavage within the sorting domain, followed by covalent anchoring to some some component of the (usually Gram-negative) cell surface. Many PEP-CTERM proteins exhibit an unusual sequence composition that includes large numbers of potential glycosylation sites. Expression of one such protein has been shown restore the ability of a bacterium to form floc, a type of biofilm.) — protein MRAITLGFTMIATIGSASATLFLVNSPATYLRAFGEAPFAANAINLNANGFFAGQTVLLKRAGSWNHLGGPTPTDYGLSCVFSSSSALLGPNNLNRIPGAIDAGPDWVSPNTQIGGFSTDIAEDFQVDNNTGTANGIVLTIPAGAQYIFCTAQDNFFSDNNNTTEFYLSIQPVPEPGTLAALAVGAGLLLRRRLKR, from the coding sequence ATGAGAGCAATCACCCTCGGCTTCACGATGATCGCGACGATTGGGTCAGCATCCGCGACGCTTTTTCTGGTCAACTCGCCCGCGACGTACCTGCGCGCGTTTGGTGAGGCACCGTTCGCTGCCAATGCAATCAACTTGAACGCAAACGGATTCTTCGCGGGGCAGACCGTCCTGCTCAAGCGGGCTGGCTCATGGAACCACCTGGGCGGTCCTACCCCGACCGACTATGGACTGAGCTGTGTCTTTAGTTCGAGCTCCGCGTTGCTCGGCCCGAACAATCTGAACCGTATTCCTGGTGCGATCGATGCCGGGCCTGATTGGGTCAGCCCGAACACCCAGATCGGTGGCTTCTCGACGGACATCGCCGAGGATTTCCAGGTCGATAACAACACCGGGACGGCCAACGGCATCGTCCTAACCATCCCGGCGGGCGCACAGTACATCTTCTGTACCGCGCAGGACAACTTCTTCTCGGACAACAACAACACGACCGAGTTCTATCTGTCGATCCAGCCGGTACCCGAACCCGGGACGCTCGCGGCTCTTGCGGTCGGAGCGGGATTGTTGCTGAGACGACGTCTGAAACGCTAA
- a CDS encoding tyrosine phenol-lyase: MATANRSHHDPVSTAGQQHRRRSWAEPYKIKMVEPIRMTTREHRAEVLAAAGYNTFLIPSDDVYIDLLTDSGTSAMSDWQWAGMMLGDEAYAGSRNFYKLESTVHTYYGYNHLIPTHQGRGAENILSQITTKPGDVIPGNMYFTTTRFHQEHAGATFMDVIVDEAHDPTAELPFKGNVDLNKLEAVLKEHGREKIPYLSLAATVNMAGGQPVSMANLRETRLLCNRYGVPIMLDATRAVENAYFIQQREPGYANYSVAEILREFCSHTDGGTMSGKKDPLVNIGGWLSLNDDVLAEKARNLVVVYEGLHTYGGMAGRDMEAMARGIVESVQDDHMRARVGQVEYLGELLIEWGVPIVRPIGGHAVYLDARAFFPDMPQEAFPAQTLAAELYLDSGVRSMERGIVSAGRDHKTGLNHAPKLELVRLTLPRRVYTQAHMDVTAESVLSVFQSKNKPKGLEMVYEPESLRFFQARFEPLD, from the coding sequence ATGGCTACCGCAAACCGATCCCATCACGATCCAGTTTCGACCGCGGGCCAGCAGCACCGCCGTCGCTCATGGGCCGAGCCTTACAAGATCAAAATGGTCGAGCCCATCCGGATGACCACGCGCGAGCACCGTGCAGAGGTGCTTGCCGCCGCTGGCTACAACACCTTCCTGATCCCTTCGGACGACGTCTACATTGATCTGCTCACCGACTCGGGGACGAGTGCTATGAGCGACTGGCAGTGGGCGGGGATGATGCTCGGCGACGAGGCGTACGCCGGAAGCCGAAATTTCTATAAGCTCGAGTCCACGGTCCACACGTACTATGGCTACAACCACCTGATCCCTACCCACCAGGGCCGCGGCGCAGAAAACATTCTGAGCCAGATCACCACCAAGCCGGGCGACGTGATCCCAGGCAACATGTACTTCACGACTACGCGGTTCCACCAGGAGCACGCGGGCGCGACGTTCATGGATGTCATCGTGGACGAAGCACACGATCCTACGGCCGAACTGCCATTCAAGGGGAATGTCGATCTGAACAAGCTTGAGGCCGTCCTCAAGGAGCATGGGCGAGAGAAGATCCCTTACCTGAGCTTAGCGGCCACAGTGAATATGGCGGGAGGGCAGCCGGTGAGCATGGCGAACTTGCGAGAGACCCGGCTGCTTTGCAACCGGTACGGAGTGCCGATCATGCTCGACGCCACCCGCGCCGTCGAGAACGCGTACTTCATCCAACAACGTGAGCCGGGCTACGCCAACTACTCGGTCGCCGAGATCCTCCGCGAGTTCTGCTCGCACACGGACGGCGGGACCATGAGTGGCAAGAAGGATCCGCTCGTCAACATTGGGGGTTGGCTGTCGCTGAACGATGACGTTCTCGCCGAAAAGGCGCGCAATCTCGTGGTCGTGTACGAAGGGCTCCATACGTACGGCGGTATGGCCGGGCGCGATATGGAAGCCATGGCCCGCGGCATCGTCGAGTCTGTTCAAGACGACCACATGCGTGCGCGCGTCGGCCAAGTCGAGTATCTAGGCGAACTGCTGATCGAGTGGGGTGTGCCCATTGTGCGCCCCATCGGGGGCCATGCGGTGTACCTTGATGCCCGCGCGTTTTTCCCCGATATGCCTCAGGAAGCTTTCCCAGCCCAGACTCTCGCCGCCGAGTTGTATTTGGACAGTGGCGTGCGGTCTATGGAGCGGGGGATCGTCTCGGCGGGCCGCGATCACAAAACCGGGCTGAATCACGCGCCGAAACTAGAACTCGTTCGGCTGACTTTGCCACGGCGGGTCTACACCCAGGCGCACATGGACGTCACGGCCGAATCGGTTCTGAGCGTCTTCCAGTCCAAGAACAAGCCAAAGGGACTGGAGATGGTGTACGAACCCGAGAGCCTGCGATTCTTCCAAGCGAGGTTCGAGCCACTGGATTAG
- a CDS encoding deoxyribodipyrimidine photo-lyase — translation MRLHDHAALALATAHSQRVAVCFVFDTNILRALQDRDDRRVQFLLDSLAEVDSELRRSGSRLLVAHGDPVVEIPRIATMLGVERVVTNRDWEPYAIERDRKVAHALTSLAIDFVLSKDHLVLAPEEILSGGGTPFRVFTPYSKAWLAACTSGDIAERPVHQNRWWPADRLDVPGTELRSFEDIGFRPPTVPVLAGAAHARVTLDRFLRKIDDYADRRDEPAAEATSGLSIHLRHGTISVRECFRASMERSSAGARSWTRELIWREFYQMILGQFPHVVDRCFRHEFDSVRWEENLELFHAWTEGQTGYPIVDAAMRCFKATGWIHNRLRMITASFLTKDLLLDWRLGEAYFARLLLDFDLAQNNGGWQWCAGTGADAQPYFRIFNPTLQSRKFDPKGEFIRAWVPELQGLSDQQIHEPANLSSFDLLAAGAQRYPRPIVDHGAQRKRAIQMLSRATS, via the coding sequence GTGCGTCTGCACGATCACGCCGCGCTCGCGCTGGCAACGGCCCACTCGCAGCGGGTGGCAGTCTGCTTCGTTTTCGATACGAACATCCTTCGCGCGTTGCAGGATCGCGACGACCGACGCGTGCAGTTTCTGCTCGACTCGCTCGCCGAAGTGGACTCCGAGCTGCGCCGCTCGGGGTCGCGGCTCTTGGTGGCCCATGGCGACCCAGTAGTCGAGATCCCTCGCATTGCGACCATGCTGGGCGTTGAACGCGTAGTCACGAATCGCGATTGGGAGCCTTACGCAATCGAGCGTGACCGGAAGGTGGCCCACGCACTGACATCGCTCGCGATCGATTTCGTCTTATCCAAAGATCACCTCGTTCTTGCACCCGAAGAGATCTTGAGCGGCGGCGGCACCCCATTTCGCGTGTTCACCCCATACAGCAAGGCGTGGCTCGCCGCATGCACGTCCGGCGACATCGCCGAGCGACCAGTCCACCAAAATCGGTGGTGGCCCGCCGATCGATTGGACGTGCCCGGGACCGAACTGCGCAGCTTTGAAGACATCGGCTTCCGGCCCCCGACCGTGCCGGTGCTCGCCGGAGCCGCCCATGCCCGAGTCACGCTTGATCGCTTTCTACGGAAGATTGATGACTACGCCGACCGACGCGATGAACCCGCCGCCGAAGCGACGAGCGGTCTGAGTATCCACCTGCGGCACGGCACGATCTCAGTTCGAGAATGCTTCCGCGCATCCATGGAGAGATCGAGCGCAGGAGCCAGGTCATGGACCCGCGAGCTCATTTGGCGCGAGTTCTATCAGATGATCTTGGGCCAATTCCCGCACGTGGTGGACCGGTGTTTCCGGCACGAGTTCGATAGCGTACGGTGGGAAGAGAACCTGGAACTGTTCCACGCTTGGACGGAAGGGCAAACCGGCTACCCCATCGTGGATGCGGCCATGCGCTGCTTCAAGGCGACCGGCTGGATTCACAATCGGCTCCGCATGATCACCGCGTCGTTCCTGACGAAAGATCTACTCCTCGATTGGCGGCTCGGGGAAGCGTACTTTGCCCGATTGCTGCTCGACTTTGACTTAGCCCAGAACAACGGCGGGTGGCAGTGGTGCGCGGGCACAGGGGCCGACGCTCAGCCGTACTTCCGCATCTTCAATCCCACCCTCCAAAGCAGGAAGTTCGATCCGAAAGGGGAGTTCATTCGCGCCTGGGTTCCCGAGTTGCAGGGTCTGTCGGATCAGCAAATCCATGAACCGGCAAATCTCTCCTCATTCGATCTTCTTGCGGCCGGGGCGCAGCGCTACCCCCGTCCGATCGTGGACCACGGAGCCCAGCGCAAACGAGCGATTCAGATGCTCAGCCGCGCGACGTCATAG